In Candidatus Defluviibacterium haderslevense, the following are encoded in one genomic region:
- a CDS encoding glycosyltransferase family 2 protein, whose product MNHKLNIIIPTKDRAETLIWAINSCLQNKYSHFSIIVSDNASTDNTEEVVMSFRDPRITYLKTPFRMSMTANWEFALKHVKEGYVTVLGDDDGFLPNSFHDINEMLNRHPSKAISWKQSFYRWPNNDFVRLKNLLQVPFKVGFEMRKSHIVLNKVIDQQMFPGDLPWLYGGFVSMDCIHEVKDKSNGVFFHSKIPDIYSAMVLSSIIDEYLFSYTPYSIAGHSAKSNGAAQIQKNANEILSNDIFLKESTDFPWHPKLEFVHVYPFIIWESILQAMEVGIFTPKVKMDYQQLFDKGVQHCVQLGIIETERNKLEIIASKNNLVFKNRKYFNKIWWLILNLKHYIHVWSNNAFYMCINANVTNVLEASVFQYSLVRPSWIGMIFNNLSLLLKLV is encoded by the coding sequence ATGAATCATAAATTAAATATCATTATTCCGACAAAAGATAGAGCAGAAACACTTATCTGGGCAATTAATTCCTGTCTACAGAATAAATATAGTCATTTTAGCATCATTGTATCTGACAATGCAAGTACTGACAATACAGAAGAGGTTGTAATGAGTTTTCGTGATCCCAGGATCACCTATTTGAAAACTCCTTTTCGAATGAGTATGACTGCAAATTGGGAGTTTGCATTGAAGCATGTTAAAGAAGGTTATGTTACCGTTTTGGGTGATGATGATGGTTTTCTTCCGAATAGTTTTCATGATATCAATGAAATGTTAAACAGACATCCATCAAAGGCAATATCTTGGAAACAATCCTTTTATCGTTGGCCAAATAATGATTTTGTTAGATTGAAAAACCTTTTGCAAGTGCCATTTAAGGTGGGCTTTGAAATGAGAAAATCACACATAGTATTAAACAAGGTTATAGACCAACAGATGTTCCCAGGAGATTTGCCGTGGCTTTATGGTGGATTTGTTAGTATGGATTGTATTCATGAAGTTAAGGATAAATCAAATGGAGTTTTCTTCCATTCTAAAATACCTGATATCTATTCAGCGATGGTATTAAGTTCCATTATTGATGAATATTTATTTTCTTATACACCTTATAGTATTGCTGGTCATTCTGCTAAAAGTAATGGAGCAGCACAAATTCAAAAAAATGCAAATGAAATTTTAAGTAATGATATTTTTTTAAAAGAATCTACAGATTTTCCTTGGCATCCTAAACTGGAATTTGTTCATGTGTATCCTTTTATTATTTGGGAATCCATTTTACAAGCTATGGAAGTTGGAATATTTACCCCCAAAGTGAAAATGGATTATCAACAATTATTTGACAAAGGAGTCCAACATTGTGTTCAATTAGGAATCATTGAAACAGAAAGAAATAAGTTAGAAATTATTGCGAGTAAAAATAATTTGGTTTTTAAAAATAGGAAGTATTTTAACAAAATATGGTGGCTTATTTTGAATTTGAAGCATTATATTCATGTTTGGAGTAATAATGCATTCTATATGTGTATAAATGCTAATGTGACAAACGTATTAGAAGCATCCGTATTTCAATATTCTTTAGTTCGTCCTAGTTGGATTGGAATGATTTTTAATAATTTGAGCTTATTGTTAAAGTTGGTTTAA
- a CDS encoding oligosaccharide flippase family protein: MFSGFRANILSNFILQIWLFIGQLILIPVYIKYLGVEQYGLVGFYASLQSIFLLFDLGMSATITQEMAKECETLEKKQRIVNLTFTLECIFWGLSILSFVGLFLTAHLFAKSWFVDSNLSSEKIILSIQLMAFLLLFRLPLGLYMGAMTGLQQQAKLNYFTLIIEFAKFISILISFYYFSSDIISFLIIQIVFGIIMIFGLKIFVWFKINILKFKAMWSNYVLKEIQHFSLGVAGIAIVSILLTQADKIILMKFVSLKDFGYYTLAFSIASIPSKIVGTIATVFYPKLVKQFSLNNLTEMSRVYHEGCQFISILIIPVSVVLLFFTSNILNLWFSDIDLVNKIVFLVRVFVIGFLFNGFMTMPYYLQLTIQWTKLSFYKNIIAIIILVPLIYFLTVLYGIYGAVWFWLILNLLYLIFEIPIMHRMTLQKDMRIWYQDDILLPLTIVIVFDFLFYELLNYFSISNLTVIVLCSFLVLIQIIILNMILKHNPISNFIRNNRLYES, encoded by the coding sequence ATGTTTAGCGGTTTTAGAGCAAATATTCTTTCCAATTTTATATTGCAGATTTGGCTATTTATTGGTCAGCTGATTTTAATTCCAGTTTATATTAAGTATTTAGGAGTTGAACAATATGGTTTAGTTGGTTTTTATGCAAGTCTTCAAAGTATTTTTTTGTTATTTGATTTGGGTATGAGCGCTACGATTACCCAAGAAATGGCAAAGGAGTGTGAAACCCTAGAAAAAAAGCAACGCATTGTAAACTTAACCTTTACACTTGAATGTATTTTCTGGGGGCTGAGTATTTTATCTTTTGTTGGATTGTTTCTTACGGCACATTTATTTGCAAAATCTTGGTTTGTAGATTCTAATTTGAGTTCTGAAAAAATTATTCTGAGTATACAGTTAATGGCATTTTTATTATTATTTAGATTGCCTTTAGGTTTGTATATGGGTGCAATGACTGGTTTACAACAACAAGCCAAATTGAATTATTTTACTTTGATTATTGAATTTGCAAAATTTATTTCAATCCTTATTTCATTTTACTATTTTAGCAGTGATATTATATCTTTCTTAATAATACAAATTGTTTTTGGCATTATAATGATTTTCGGATTAAAAATATTTGTTTGGTTTAAGATAAATATCTTGAAATTTAAAGCCATGTGGTCTAATTATGTTCTAAAGGAAATTCAACATTTTTCATTGGGAGTTGCAGGAATAGCTATAGTTTCGATATTATTAACTCAAGCTGACAAAATCATACTAATGAAATTTGTCAGTTTGAAAGATTTCGGGTATTATACATTAGCGTTTTCAATAGCCTCCATACCTTCTAAAATTGTTGGAACAATAGCAACCGTTTTTTACCCTAAATTAGTCAAGCAATTTTCTCTTAATAATCTAACTGAAATGTCAAGGGTTTATCACGAAGGATGTCAGTTTATTTCTATCTTAATTATACCAGTATCTGTTGTGTTATTATTTTTTACATCCAATATTTTAAATTTATGGTTTTCTGATATTGACTTAGTGAACAAAATCGTTTTTTTAGTCAGGGTATTTGTAATTGGGTTTTTATTTAATGGATTTATGACGATGCCTTATTATCTGCAATTAACTATTCAATGGACGAAATTGTCATTTTATAAAAATATTATTGCCATTATTATACTCGTACCCTTGATTTATTTTCTAACGGTATTATATGGAATTTATGGAGCAGTATGGTTTTGGTTAATTTTAAATTTATTATATCTGATATTTGAAATTCCAATTATGCATAGAATGACTTTACAAAAGGATATGAGAATATGGTATCAAGATGATATTTTATTACCATTAACAATTGTTATTGTTTTCGATTTTTTGTTTTATGAATTATTGAATTATTTCTCGATTTCTAATCTAACAGTTATTGTTTTATGTTCATTTCTGGTTTTAATTCAAATTATAATTCTGAATATGATCTTAAAGCATAACCCTATCAGTAATTTTATAAGAAATAATCGTTTGTATGAATCATAA
- a CDS encoding cephalosporin hydroxylase family protein, which produces MTELERFEKEKSERIKNNGTNESLKNAAHQFNIESNKVQYTYNFTWMGIPIIQFPQDMIAMQEIIWDLKPDLIIETGIAHGGSIIFYASILELIGKGEMLGIDIDIRAHNLVRINEHPMSKRIKMIQGSSIDVDIVNEVAKIAKDKSVVLVCLDSNHTHEHVLAELNLYQQFVTKGSYIVVFDTIIEDMPKGMYDRPWDQGNNAKTATWEFLKNNQSFVIDDGIDSKLLVSNVPQGFLKRIS; this is translated from the coding sequence ATGACTGAATTAGAGCGATTTGAAAAAGAAAAATCAGAAAGGATAAAGAATAATGGAACTAATGAAAGTTTAAAAAACGCTGCTCATCAGTTTAATATTGAATCTAACAAAGTTCAATATACCTATAATTTCACTTGGATGGGAATACCAATAATTCAATTTCCTCAGGATATGATTGCTATGCAAGAAATCATATGGGATTTGAAACCTGATTTAATTATAGAAACTGGAATTGCTCATGGCGGATCAATTATTTTTTACGCGTCTATATTGGAGCTCATAGGTAAGGGAGAAATGTTAGGTATTGATATTGATATACGAGCTCATAATCTTGTGAGAATTAATGAACACCCTATGTCAAAGCGTATAAAAATGATTCAGGGATCTTCTATTGACGTGGATATTGTCAACGAGGTCGCCAAAATTGCTAAGGACAAGTCAGTTGTATTAGTATGTCTGGATTCAAATCACACGCACGAACATGTATTGGCGGAATTGAATTTGTATCAACAATTTGTTACTAAAGGATCGTATATTGTGGTTTTCGATACTATCATTGAAGATATGCCAAAGGGAATGTATGATCGTCCTTGGGATCAAGGAAATAATGCAAAAACGGCTACTTGGGAATTTTTAAAGAATAATCAATCATTTGTTATAGATGATGGTATAGATTCTAAATTGTTAGTCAGTAATGTGCCACAAGGATTTTTAAAAAGGATTTCATAA
- a CDS encoding NAD(P)-dependent oxidoreductase: MKVAITGGTGFVGRYVVEELLDRGLEVLVLTTSPDRVQQFHWRDKVIVIKADINLSISNEVLNQFNGIQKLIHLAWTGLPNYNNPIHFEKYLMPQYYFLKSIIEFGICDITISGTCFEYGKREGCITSDMFTNPNTYYGLAKDTLHKLLVLLQMNKSFVLKWIRLFYLFGEGQAESTILGSLNAAINNGDQTFNMSLGKQERDYLSVQDAAKMLVNQAILVNDNCTVNCCSGIPISIESLVEKFVKQNNAKIELNKGYYPYNVYEPMSFWGHNDCD; encoded by the coding sequence ATGAAGGTTGCAATAACGGGCGGAACAGGTTTTGTTGGCCGTTATGTTGTGGAAGAACTTTTGGATCGCGGTTTAGAAGTTTTAGTTCTAACAACAAGTCCTGACAGAGTTCAACAGTTTCATTGGCGTGATAAAGTGATTGTCATAAAAGCAGATATAAATTTATCTATATCAAATGAGGTACTTAATCAATTCAATGGAATTCAAAAATTAATACACCTGGCTTGGACAGGTTTGCCAAATTACAACAACCCTATACATTTTGAAAAATATTTAATGCCTCAGTATTATTTTTTGAAATCAATTATTGAATTTGGCATTTGTGATATTACAATTAGTGGTACTTGTTTTGAATACGGAAAAAGGGAAGGTTGTATTACTTCTGACATGTTTACGAATCCTAACACTTATTACGGATTAGCTAAAGATACTTTGCATAAGTTATTGGTGTTATTGCAAATGAATAAATCGTTTGTTTTAAAATGGATTAGATTATTTTATTTATTTGGAGAGGGGCAAGCAGAAAGTACAATTCTTGGATCTCTTAATGCTGCGATTAATAATGGTGACCAGACTTTTAATATGAGTTTAGGAAAACAAGAGCGAGATTATTTGTCAGTCCAAGATGCAGCAAAAATGCTAGTTAATCAGGCAATATTAGTTAATGATAATTGTACTGTGAATTGTTGTAGCGGAATTCCTATTAGCATTGAATCGTTGGTTGAAAAATTTGTTAAGCAAAATAATGCAAAAATAGAATTAAACAAGGGGTATTATCCGTATAATGTTTATGAACCTATGAGTTTTTGGGGGCATAATGATTGTGATTAA
- the rfbC gene encoding dTDP-4-dehydrorhamnose 3,5-epimerase, protein MDFKETIFPELTVINGIPFIDDRGAFVRIYCKDEFLNHGITEEFVQTNLSINTTKGTIRGMHAQNKPNSEAKLVRCISGRILDVVVDLRYSSPTFLKYFSIELSANDYNAIYIPKGFVHGFQVLENNSILVYHVSANYNSKHEFGIRYDDPIVNIQWPLKPINISAKDLSHPLLSQQFKGLDI, encoded by the coding sequence ATGGATTTTAAAGAAACTATTTTTCCTGAATTAACTGTAATAAATGGAATTCCATTTATTGATGACCGTGGTGCCTTTGTACGAATTTATTGTAAAGATGAATTTTTGAATCATGGGATTACAGAAGAATTTGTGCAAACAAACCTTTCAATAAATACAACTAAGGGGACCATCCGAGGCATGCATGCACAAAACAAACCAAATTCTGAGGCTAAACTGGTCCGATGTATTTCGGGTCGAATTTTGGATGTTGTGGTGGATTTAAGATATTCATCACCAACTTTTTTAAAGTATTTCTCTATAGAGTTATCTGCAAATGATTATAATGCTATTTACATACCTAAAGGGTTTGTGCATGGATTTCAAGTTTTGGAAAATAATTCTATTTTAGTATATCATGTGAGTGCTAATTATAATTCCAAACATGAATTTGGAATTCGATATGATGATCCAATTGTAAATATTCAATGGCCTTTAAAACCTATAAATATAAGTGCAAAAGATTTGTCGCATCCATTATTAAGCCAACAATTTAAAGGTCTAGATATATGA
- the rfbG gene encoding CDP-glucose 4,6-dehydratase — protein sequence MENLVEDLATCYSNKNVFVTGHTGFKGSWLVAIFQYFKAYITGYALAPDCSPNHYSLLPIDYISHKGDILNLDLLKENIKAAQPEIIFHLAAQSLVRRSYELPINTYQTNVIGTLNVLEAARSCSSVRAVVVVTTDKVYENKEQDLPYNESDELGGYDMYSSSKACCELLVNSYRRSFLNPSRYGIGHNILIATVRAGNVIGGGDWSMDRLIPDIVKATARHEQVVIRNPNSIRPWQHVMDCLTGYLLLGKKLLEQNIDYSGSWNFSPESNDCRTVEEILNYCKKNWDDVDFAISNLNDDRHESKILKLSHDKSARLLDWQTKWNSKQAVEMTIAWYKNYYMNHVVQTNDQIRKYFNG from the coding sequence ATGGAAAATTTGGTAGAAGATTTAGCAACTTGTTATTCAAATAAGAATGTATTTGTAACAGGACATACTGGATTTAAAGGCTCTTGGTTGGTTGCAATATTTCAATATTTTAAGGCCTATATTACTGGTTATGCATTAGCTCCTGATTGTTCCCCTAATCATTATTCATTATTGCCAATAGATTATATATCTCACAAGGGCGATATATTAAATTTAGATTTATTAAAGGAGAACATAAAAGCAGCACAACCTGAAATCATATTTCATTTAGCAGCACAATCATTGGTTAGAAGATCTTATGAACTTCCAATTAATACCTATCAAACCAATGTGATTGGAACCTTAAATGTATTAGAAGCAGCTAGATCTTGTAGTAGTGTCCGAGCAGTAGTTGTAGTCACAACTGATAAAGTTTATGAAAACAAAGAGCAGGACCTTCCATATAATGAATCTGATGAATTGGGTGGTTATGATATGTATAGTTCATCAAAAGCATGCTGTGAATTATTGGTAAATTCATATAGAAGATCTTTTTTAAATCCAAGTCGTTATGGAATTGGTCATAACATTTTAATTGCAACTGTAAGAGCGGGGAATGTTATAGGTGGTGGAGATTGGAGTATGGATCGATTAATACCTGATATTGTGAAAGCGACTGCACGTCATGAACAAGTTGTAATAAGAAATCCTAATTCAATAAGGCCCTGGCAACATGTAATGGATTGTTTAACTGGATATTTGCTGCTTGGAAAGAAATTATTGGAGCAAAATATTGATTATTCTGGATCTTGGAATTTTTCACCGGAGTCAAATGATTGCAGAACAGTTGAAGAGATTTTAAATTATTGTAAAAAGAATTGGGATGATGTTGATTTTGCAATCAGTAATTTAAATGACGATCGGCATGAATCTAAAATTTTAAAATTGAGTCATGATAAATCCGCAAGACTTTTGGATTGGCAAACAAAATGGAATTCCAAACAAGCAGTGGAAATGACTATAGCGTGGTATAAAAATTATTATATGAATCATGTTGTACAAACCAATGACCAAATAAGAAAATATTTTAATGGTTAA
- the rfbF gene encoding glucose-1-phosphate cytidylyltransferase, with translation MKVVILAGGLGTRLMEETESRPKPMVEIGGKPILWHIMKIYEAQGYNDFIICLGYKGHMIKEYFLNYYLYNSDVTIELEKNKVDVHFSNSESFKVTLIDTGINTNTAGRIKRIQKYTKNETFMLTYGDGLSNIDLSKLIEQHRISKRYATLTAIQIPGRFGHLDINETGIVGNFQEKPKTDGLWINGGFFVLEPQIFNYLEGDMDMIQWEMQPLMKIAADGQLASYSHRGFWKAMDAMRDRIELEELWKSNQAEWKIW, from the coding sequence ATGAAAGTAGTAATATTAGCCGGAGGACTTGGAACACGATTAATGGAAGAAACAGAATCCAGACCAAAGCCCATGGTTGAAATCGGAGGCAAACCGATTTTGTGGCATATTATGAAAATCTATGAAGCACAAGGATATAATGATTTTATTATTTGTTTAGGTTACAAAGGTCACATGATTAAGGAATATTTTTTAAATTATTATTTATATAATTCAGATGTAACTATTGAGTTAGAAAAAAATAAAGTTGATGTACATTTTTCAAACAGTGAATCTTTTAAAGTAACTTTAATCGATACAGGAATAAATACAAATACAGCAGGTCGTATAAAGAGGATACAAAAATATACGAAAAATGAGACCTTCATGTTAACTTATGGGGATGGCCTTTCAAATATTGATTTAAGTAAACTAATAGAGCAGCATAGAATTTCAAAGAGGTATGCCACACTTACAGCAATACAAATTCCCGGGAGGTTTGGACATTTAGATATTAATGAAACCGGAATTGTTGGTAACTTTCAAGAAAAGCCAAAAACAGATGGCCTTTGGATCAATGGAGGTTTTTTTGTTTTGGAGCCACAAATATTTAATTATTTGGAAGGAGATATGGATATGATTCAGTGGGAAATGCAACCCCTTATGAAAATAGCTGCTGATGGACAATTGGCATCATATTCACATCGTGGTTTTTGGAAAGCTATGGATGCTATGAGAGACCGCATTGAACTTGAAGAGTTGTGGAAATCAAATCAAGCTGAATGGAAAATTTGGTAG
- a CDS encoding UpxY family transcription antiterminator, whose translation MDKKWKVILVPHRREKFVGEILSRLDLECYIPLIRKTKKYQRKIKFFDIPLISNYVFVKISSAEEIKILQTPNVQGFLTFGKKKATVPENEINILRRICNEGVNVAFGNETHVEVGQEVEIVSGNLTGIKGKIIQNCGPKQVLIELTSIGLSLRIYINNQQLNYLNRTFQVA comes from the coding sequence ATGGATAAAAAATGGAAGGTTATACTTGTTCCACATCGTAGAGAAAAGTTCGTTGGAGAAATATTAAGTAGGCTAGATTTAGAATGTTATATTCCATTAATTCGGAAAACAAAAAAGTATCAGCGCAAAATAAAATTTTTTGATATACCACTAATATCTAATTATGTTTTTGTTAAAATATCCAGTGCGGAGGAAATTAAAATTTTACAAACACCAAATGTTCAAGGATTTTTAACATTTGGTAAAAAAAAGGCGACAGTTCCGGAAAATGAAATCAATATTTTGAGGCGCATTTGCAATGAAGGTGTAAATGTTGCTTTTGGAAATGAAACTCATGTTGAAGTAGGCCAAGAGGTTGAAATAGTAAGTGGTAATTTGACAGGTATAAAAGGTAAAATTATTCAAAATTGCGGACCGAAACAGGTGTTAATTGAATTAACAAGTATTGGTTTGTCATTGAGAATATATATAAATAATCAACAATTAAATTACTTGAATAGGACTTTTCAAGTGGCTTAA